The window AAAAGCTCCCTAGGCCTCACTTTATCTTGTAGTAAATAAAAGTgcttgtcatttaaaaaaaaaactatttttacatgtaattgaggggaaataatttttaaaaaaaaacccctttcatGTGCCAGGAACTATGAATTCATCACTATTAAGTTTAACATATTACAGTCTTTGTCCAGATTATTTCCCTAGCAGAATGTCTTTCCAACCATTCcagtttcttcctttcatttcaaCATGGTTTAAATGCCTTTACCAAGCTGACATTCATGATAATCCCTTATTTAATGGCATCTTAACTCATATCCtggtttctgtctctcaaaacttTCAGAGTTGTACTTTGTTGTGCTTTATGGCTGCTCTCATTTTTCTGTTTATCCTCTACAGCTTGTAGACAAAATTTGAAACTGATTCCTCTTGACTCTAATACTCCAgttccagtgttctttccactacattaAAGGTTGTCACAGGTTAGGATGTTTACCACTTGAAAAAACTCTGTCTACATATTGGAGACACAAGTAAAAAGAGGCAGGACAAAACTTTATTGAATACTTTTTAGCTGAATGACAGTCCATTTTTCCAAGGCCTTTGCATTAAGCTATTGATGGTGTCATTTCTTCCTAGAAGACTGGGCAGAGACTGGATTGCTTTGGTGTGCTACAGATCCAGTTAATTTGGAGTCTGAAGACAGAAGCAGAAAGAGATTGATTTAAAACACTGTCCCTTCCCATTATAAGCCATTTTATTCAAGGTCTCCCCCTAATTAATTCCCCTCAATATTTATTCCACCTTTGCGCTTaggaatatttttctcttccttacctGCCTGGTTCTCCAATTGGGCTTCAGGCCGGTCCCCCCAGAGCTGGTGTCTGGGGTCGTTGAGAAATCTGCGGCTTCGATGGCATGTCAAACAAGTCTGAACTGTCCAGCGCTGACCTAGGCGACCTTGGAGGGGAGACAGGACGTGTAGAGGAAAATactgtctctttcttccccccccccaatacaccAGTCACCAGCCCCTTAGTTTCCACTGGATCCTATGCCTTTACTATTTGGTTACAGAAGGGAGCTCCACTCAGTTTTCCTAGGTGGAACTGTAGTGGCAGAGAAGAGAGGCTGCTCACAAGTTAGTTAAAAAACCCCCACGAGTCTGCCCATCATTTCCGTGACATCCCACCAGAACAGTGGTGGCACTCACGCCTCTGCCGCTGGGTACAGGTCAGCCCGGGGATGAGGAGGGAGGAGCAGCCCCGACACACGGTCCTCTTCACCGAAGGATCCCTTGGGGAGCAGGACAAAGAGCAAGGCCACCCTCAGCGCCCCTCATCACCTAGGGTCCTCCCTCCCGCTCGCCCCCCGCGCCCCGTCCGCCTCACTGTCGCAGGACAAGCCGCTTCCCGATGGTCCTCTCAGTGTGGCAGTAAAACCTCGCCAGCTCCTGATTCTCGGGATTCTGGGCTAGGACGCAGTGGGCAGCCTACGAGGATGGAAGGGGCGGTCCTTGTCCTGGCCCAGAACAACCCTCCCGCCCcgcttctcccttctcccctacCATTCGGCCGGGCTCACTTGATATAAGAAACCGAGTCTCTGAAATGCCTCCTTGTCCTTGACCTGCGCCGCCATCGGGCTCCGCAGCTCCGACAAAAGCGGGCTTACTCGGACACGGCCCCGCCCTCCACGAAGCGACCGCGTGCTCGCAGATGTCTGCTGGGACTTGTAGTCTCCGCGATCATTACAAACAGACGCATTGGCTTTCGAGGAGACCCTCCCTTTCCTATTCGAAATTCCTCTTTCCTAGGACAGATACTTCTAACCCTGTCCTCCCTCCTTCAAGGGCTTGCCTGGCAAGTACCCATACTCCAGGGCAAGCCCCACTTGGTCAGTTTGGGTCCTGATTGGCTCAGGGTAAGCCAGAGACCCCAAGGATCTTTCCCTTCCAGATCATTTTGAACCGAGAGGTCTTTGCTTTGATCTAGAGAGAGTTGTCTTAAATGTGGCTGGCCTGcggatttactaaatgctttagtaaacgaCACAGACCTATCGCAGAGCTCGCACTAGAATGGCAAATCAAACTATATTGTGTTTcaataaaaacctttaaaaggTTAGACAGCCCCGATATCTAGACCACTGAAGGATTTTGCTTCACCGAAACCGAGTCCAATTAAAGACCATAGCTTAACAAAACCAAGATCTCTCATTGTAGTccagatgactccggaggagagcgaggctggtgactttacacaaCACTCCACTtacatccaattcacttgcatatcctGGGCGTCTTCCAACAACTGTGCTGCTTATTGTGCCATCTTGAGCAAccctcttttcctttcactttatgGGTTCCAACTTGAAAACCCCTAATCCCTTGTCTCATGCTTTTCTATGTTACTTAGGAAAATTCTTATCGGggatctttttttcctggaattctGTATCAGATATACTAAAAGGGATAGAGTGATGGAAAATAAACACAATCCAGCCATTTTACAGCTAAAAAAAACTTGGGCCCAAAATGACTAAAATCACAGCTAAATAAGGCCAGACCTCATTTTCATTAGGGTCCCATGTGGTGTATACACTATTCTTTCTTCAAGGTTAGAGGGCAGAAACATTTCATACCTTCCTCTAGATTCAAAGATCATGAAATCATCATACCAAACCAGCTTATGCAAGgataaaataatgtaaaacatttgCTAGCCTTAAGTATGAGCTAGTATGAAAACAAGCTTTCCTTTTGGCCTGAGAGTTTAGAATCCTCAAAGGTGGTAACAAAAATGATCCAGGGGAAACTCATATTCCAAAATGCCTTCACAAGGAGTCAATAATAATGAGTTGTGAGTTCCAAACTTTTTCTCATTGCACTTTCTAGAAGGCATATGCCTTCTAGAATATGGTAGAGGACTAGCTTTCAAGAAAGGTATTCAAATCTAAGACATGTACCTTAATGCCACAAAATGGTGGCCTAAAAAGCATGTAAAACGGCAGATCTGACCAAAATAATAGTACTTGGCTTTAGAGGCATTAGACCCAAACTCTCATTCAGTCACCGTGACCTGGAGTTTATCTCTAAACCTTCAAAGATTTGCTTCCTCACTGTTAAGTAACAAATGGTGTTGCACTATATAACTTGTTGTTTCTCCCAGTTCCAACTCTGCAATCTGTGAATAACAGAAATTAACTTTTGACTTTTAGCTCCGATGAATTAGATGGAAGCAGATATTTAACCTGGTttccttctccataaaatagcttcTTTTAGCTTCATTATCTCTAGCTCAATATTTACATATTCAAGAGTCAATATTATTCCCCATAACTTTACCAGCAGTGTTAACCTCCATTGGCCAATAGGGCCCAGGTAAAGGACTAAAGGAAGCTTGGATACTATGGGAAAATATTCTTCAGGGGTAGGGGAAGCAGGGAGCCAGGACAAATCATAATCACTTAATAAACTGGTATTGGTGAGGCTTGCCTGCCTGTCGAGTCTGGGATTATTAAGTCACAATGTGCAATTGCTTTTGGCAACATATTTGCTTTCCTACTTTGGCAAGCTGTAGTTTGAACCCGGTGTTGTTAGGTATGATAGTAAAAGGTTCAGACAGAAGGTTAAgctcaagatttttaaaaaaggttgtAAGAAAGCCTAGTTATGAGCTAATAATTGCTTCCAGCCCCAAGCGTAAGGAGTGTATGGGTAAGGAGGTATATTAA is drawn from Macrotis lagotis isolate mMagLag1 chromosome 5, bilby.v1.9.chrom.fasta, whole genome shotgun sequence and contains these coding sequences:
- the RPP21 gene encoding ribonuclease P protein subunit p21, translating into MAAQVKDKEAFQRLGFLYQAAHCVLAQNPENQELARFYCHTERTIGKRLVLRQDPSVKRTVCRGCSSLLIPGLTCTQRQRRRLGQRWTVQTCLTCHRSRRFLNDPRHQLWGDRPEAQLENQADSKLTGSVAHQSNPVSAQSSRKK